From Streptomyces fungicidicus, one genomic window encodes:
- a CDS encoding spermidine synthase, translating into MNEPVPVTREVDHGTAKLMPDVDRERAWLLTVDGAPQSYVDLDEPAHLEFEYVRRLGHVLDTVAPPGRPVDALHLGGGALTLPRYLAATRPGSRQDVVERDGGLLDLVAEHLPLPAGAGVTSHTADARAWLEAAPDDSADVLVADVFGGSRVPAHLTSVAYVREAARVLRPGGVYLANLADAAPFAFLRSQLATLMTQFEELALIAEPGVLRGRRFGNAVLAAAHRPLDIAALSRATAADAFPARVEHGAALRDFARGARPVRDEDAVPSPEPPEGAFGIG; encoded by the coding sequence GTGAACGAGCCAGTCCCCGTGACCCGCGAGGTCGATCACGGCACCGCCAAGCTGATGCCCGACGTCGACCGGGAGCGGGCCTGGCTGCTCACCGTCGACGGCGCGCCCCAGTCCTACGTCGACCTCGACGAGCCGGCCCATCTGGAGTTCGAGTACGTGCGACGGCTCGGCCATGTCCTCGACACCGTGGCCCCGCCGGGGCGCCCCGTGGACGCCCTGCACCTGGGCGGCGGCGCGCTCACCCTGCCCCGCTACCTGGCCGCCACCCGCCCCGGCTCCCGGCAGGACGTCGTGGAACGCGACGGGGGACTGCTGGACCTGGTCGCCGAACACCTGCCGCTCCCCGCGGGCGCCGGTGTCACGTCGCACACGGCCGACGCCCGGGCCTGGCTGGAGGCCGCCCCCGACGACAGCGCGGACGTCCTGGTCGCCGACGTCTTCGGCGGCTCACGGGTCCCCGCGCACCTGACCTCCGTCGCCTACGTCCGGGAGGCCGCGCGGGTGCTGCGGCCCGGCGGGGTGTATCTCGCGAACCTCGCGGACGCGGCCCCCTTCGCCTTCCTCCGCTCCCAACTCGCCACCCTGATGACGCAGTTCGAGGAGTTGGCGCTGATCGCGGAGCCGGGGGTGCTGCGCGGCCGCCGGTTCGGCAACGCGGTACTGGCCGCCGCTCACCGTCCCCTGGACATCGCCGCCCTGTCCCGTGCCACCGCCGCCGACGCCTTCCCCGCGAGGGTCGAGCACGGCGCGGCCCTGCGGGACTTCGCACGCGGTGCGCGCCCGGTGCGCGACGAGGACGCGGTGCCGTCCCCGGAGCCCCCGGAGGGGGCGTTCGGCATCGGCTGA
- a CDS encoding DNA alkylation repair protein: protein MRVTEGRSAAAVPPVPESPLAGTVLERLTAAYGSAADPERAVAMRAYMKDVAPFLGLTTPVRRALSRTVVAGLPHPGEADCAAVALRCWELPEREYQYFAVDYLRRHVRHCSSGLLPVVRHLVTTVPWWDTVDLLAAHVVGALVAADRGLTAELDEWIGDDDMWLARAALLHQLRYRERTDTGRLFDYCLRQSGHQDFFVRKAIGWCLREYAKTDPDAVRTFLSRHQGRFAPLSVREALKNIGA, encoded by the coding sequence ATGCGCGTCACAGAAGGCCGGTCGGCGGCCGCCGTACCGCCGGTGCCGGAGAGCCCGCTCGCCGGCACCGTGCTGGAGCGGCTCACCGCCGCGTACGGGTCCGCCGCGGACCCGGAGCGGGCCGTGGCCATGCGCGCGTACATGAAGGACGTCGCCCCCTTCCTCGGCCTGACCACCCCGGTCCGCCGCGCCCTGTCGCGCACCGTGGTGGCGGGACTGCCGCACCCCGGCGAGGCCGACTGCGCGGCCGTCGCGCTGCGCTGCTGGGAGCTGCCCGAGCGCGAGTACCAGTACTTCGCCGTGGACTATCTGCGCCGCCACGTGCGGCACTGCTCCTCGGGCCTGCTGCCCGTCGTCCGTCACCTCGTCACCACGGTCCCCTGGTGGGACACCGTCGACCTGCTCGCCGCGCACGTCGTCGGGGCACTCGTCGCGGCCGACCGGGGCCTCACCGCCGAGCTGGACGAGTGGATCGGCGACGACGACATGTGGCTCGCCCGCGCCGCCCTGCTGCACCAACTGCGGTACCGCGAACGCACCGACACCGGACGCCTCTTCGACTACTGCCTGCGGCAGTCCGGGCACCAGGACTTCTTCGTCCGCAAGGCCATCGGCTGGTGCCTGCGCGAGTACGCCAAGACCGACCCGGACGCCGTACGGACCTTCCTCTCCCGCCACCAGGGCCGGTTCGCGCCGCTGTCGGTGCGGGAGGCGCTGAAGAACATCGGGGCCTGA
- a CDS encoding TVP38/TMEM64 family protein encodes MLDATTRSGGTATATPRATATDLAAPLPPAPGFASRCARVLLSPWSRLSLLVLLLGTAASLMLALEPQRLLTDGWPAQLGGAAAVVAYAVAYGVCTVAFVPRPLLNLAAGALFGSQLGLGAALGGTVLGAGLAFCLGRALGQEALRPLLRGRWLKAADDQLSRHGFRSMLAARLFPGIPFAASNYCAAVSRMGLLPFLLATALGSIPNTAAYVVAGARASTPTSPAFLIALACIAVPGLAGAVVAWRKRHQLRAR; translated from the coding sequence ATGCTCGATGCCACCACCCGCTCTGGGGGCACCGCCACGGCCACTCCCCGGGCCACCGCCACGGACCTCGCCGCGCCGCTCCCCCCGGCCCCGGGCTTCGCCTCCCGCTGCGCGAGAGTGCTGCTGTCGCCCTGGTCACGGCTGTCCCTGCTCGTCCTGCTGCTCGGCACCGCCGCGTCGCTGATGCTCGCGCTCGAACCCCAGCGGCTGCTGACCGACGGCTGGCCCGCCCAGCTCGGCGGCGCCGCGGCGGTCGTGGCGTACGCGGTCGCCTACGGTGTGTGCACCGTGGCGTTCGTGCCGCGCCCGCTGCTGAACCTCGCCGCGGGCGCGCTGTTCGGCTCGCAGCTCGGCCTGGGCGCCGCACTGGGCGGCACGGTGCTGGGTGCGGGACTGGCCTTCTGCCTCGGGCGGGCGCTCGGCCAGGAGGCGCTGCGTCCGCTGCTGCGCGGACGCTGGCTGAAGGCCGCGGACGACCAGCTGAGCCGGCACGGCTTCCGCTCGATGCTCGCCGCCCGGCTGTTCCCGGGCATCCCGTTCGCCGCCTCGAACTACTGCGCGGCCGTCTCCCGCATGGGGCTGCTGCCGTTCCTGCTGGCGACGGCGCTCGGCTCGATCCCGAACACCGCCGCCTACGTCGTGGCCGGCGCCCGTGCCTCCACGCCGACGTCGCCGGCCTTCCTGATCGCGCTGGCCTGCATCGCCGTGCCGGGCCTCGCGGGCGCGGTGGTGGCGTGGCGCAAGCGGCACCAGCTGCGCGCCCGGTGA
- the tuf gene encoding elongation factor Tu, which translates to MSKTAYVRTKPHLNIGTMGHVDHGKTTLTAAITKVLAARGAGSFVPFDRIDRAPEEAARGITINIAHVEYETDTRHYAHVDMPGHADYVKNMVTGAAQLDGAILVVSALDGIMPQTAEHVLLARQVGVDHIVVALNKADAVDDGELTDLVELEVRELLSAHGYGGESAPVVRVSGLRALEGDPRWTASIDALLDAVDTYVPMPERYLDAPFLLPVENVLTITGRGTVVTGAVERGTVRTGDRVEVLGAGVETVVTGLETFGKPMEEAQAGDNVALLLRGVPRDAVRRGHVVAAPGSVVPSRRFTARVYVLSAREGGRATPVSTGYRPQFYIRTADVVGAVDLGGTAVARPGDTVTMTVELGRDVPLESGLGFAVREGGRTVGAGTVTAARTTAQ; encoded by the coding sequence ATGTCCAAGACGGCGTACGTCCGCACCAAACCGCATCTGAACATCGGCACGATGGGCCACGTCGACCACGGCAAGACCACCCTGACCGCCGCCATCACCAAGGTCCTCGCCGCGCGCGGCGCCGGCAGTTTCGTCCCGTTCGACCGCATCGACCGGGCGCCGGAGGAGGCCGCGCGCGGCATCACCATCAACATCGCGCACGTCGAGTACGAGACCGACACCCGGCACTACGCGCACGTCGACATGCCCGGCCACGCCGACTACGTCAAGAACATGGTCACCGGCGCCGCGCAGCTCGACGGGGCGATCCTCGTCGTGTCGGCGCTCGACGGGATCATGCCGCAGACCGCCGAACACGTGCTGCTCGCCCGGCAGGTGGGCGTCGACCACATCGTGGTCGCGCTCAACAAGGCGGACGCCGTCGACGACGGCGAGCTGACCGACCTGGTCGAGCTGGAGGTCCGCGAACTGCTCTCCGCGCACGGCTACGGCGGCGAGTCCGCGCCCGTCGTCCGGGTCTCCGGGCTGAGGGCGCTGGAGGGCGACCCGCGCTGGACGGCGTCGATCGACGCGCTGCTCGACGCGGTGGACACCTATGTGCCCATGCCCGAGCGCTATCTGGACGCGCCGTTCCTGCTGCCGGTGGAGAACGTGCTGACCATCACCGGCCGGGGCACCGTGGTGACCGGCGCGGTGGAGCGCGGAACCGTCCGGACCGGAGACCGGGTCGAGGTGCTCGGCGCGGGAGTCGAGACCGTGGTGACCGGCCTGGAGACCTTCGGCAAGCCCATGGAGGAGGCCCAGGCCGGGGACAACGTGGCGCTGCTGCTGCGCGGGGTGCCGCGGGACGCGGTGCGGCGCGGGCACGTGGTCGCCGCTCCGGGCAGCGTGGTGCCGAGCCGGCGCTTCACCGCCCGGGTGTACGTGCTGTCGGCCCGCGAGGGCGGCCGTGCGACACCGGTGTCGACCGGCTACCGGCCGCAGTTCTACATCCGCACGGCGGACGTGGTGGGCGCCGTCGACCTCGGCGGGACGGCGGTGGCCCGTCCCGGGGACACGGTCACCATGACCGTCGAGCTGGGACGGGACGTGCCCCTGGAGTCCGGACTCGGGTTCGCCGTCCGCGAGGGCGGACGCACGGTCGGCGCCGGCACGGTGACGGCCGCGCGGACGACGGCACAATGA
- a CDS encoding undecaprenyl-diphosphate phosphatase encodes MSWFESLILGLVQGLTEFLPVSSSAHLRLTAAFSGWEDPGAAFTAITQIGTEAAVLIYFRKDIGRILSAWTRSLTDKSMRSDPDARMGWLVIVGSIPIGVLGVTLKDQIEGPFRDLRLTAVMLIGMGIVLGVADRLAARAESGGRHRVAKQRKELGDLTVKDGLIYGLCQAMALIPGVSRSGATISGGLFMGYRREAAARYSFLLAIPAVLASGMFELKDAADGGHVTWGPTIFATVIAFVTGYAVIAWFMKFISTKSFMPFVWYRVALGIVILALVATGALSPHAAESAG; translated from the coding sequence ATGTCTTGGTTCGAATCACTCATCCTCGGACTCGTCCAGGGGCTGACCGAGTTCCTGCCCGTCTCCTCCAGCGCGCACCTGCGCCTGACCGCGGCCTTCTCCGGCTGGGAGGATCCGGGCGCGGCCTTCACCGCGATCACCCAGATCGGCACGGAAGCCGCGGTCCTCATCTACTTCCGCAAGGACATCGGGCGGATCCTGTCGGCCTGGACCCGCTCCCTGACGGACAAGTCGATGCGCAGCGACCCCGACGCGCGCATGGGCTGGCTCGTCATCGTGGGCTCGATCCCCATCGGCGTGCTCGGCGTGACGCTCAAGGACCAGATCGAGGGCCCCTTCCGTGATCTGCGGCTCACCGCGGTGATGCTGATCGGCATGGGCATCGTGCTGGGCGTCGCCGACCGTCTCGCGGCACGGGCCGAGAGCGGCGGCCGGCACCGCGTCGCCAAGCAGCGCAAGGAACTCGGGGACCTGACCGTCAAGGACGGCCTGATCTACGGCCTCTGCCAGGCCATGGCCCTCATCCCGGGCGTCTCCCGCTCCGGCGCCACCATCAGCGGCGGTCTCTTCATGGGCTACCGGCGCGAGGCCGCGGCCCGCTACTCCTTCCTGCTCGCCATCCCCGCGGTGCTGGCCTCCGGGATGTTCGAGTTGAAGGACGCCGCGGACGGCGGGCACGTCACCTGGGGTCCGACGATCTTCGCCACGGTGATCGCCTTCGTCACCGGCTACGCGGTCATCGCGTGGTTCATGAAGTTCATCTCGACCAAGAGCTTCATGCCCTTCGTCTGGTACCGCGTCGCGCTCGGCATCGTCATCCTCGCCCTGGTCGCCACGGGCGCCCTCAGCCCGCACGCGGCGGAGTCGGCGGGCTGA